The Myxococcales bacterium genome includes the window GCAGCCAATGGCCAATCCAAGCAGCGCAAACGCGAGGGGATGGCGCTGTTTCATGGCTCCAGATACCAAGGCGTCGCGCCCGCACGCAACCCAAATTCGCCAATTGTCGCGCTTGCGGAGCCGCCGAGGCCGGGCGTTTAGCTGTGGTACATTGCCGCCGTGGCGCTTTCTCGTTTTGATGCCCTGCTGGCCCAGCATGACGCCGACCACGTCGTCGGGGCGCTGGCCCCGTTCGTGGGGCAGGCGCGGCGGCAGACCATCGAGCGCGTGCTCGCCGCCCGGCTCCTCGGGATTGAAATCGTGCTCGAGGACCTGTTTGACCCGCGCAACGCGGCCGCGGTCATGCGCACCGCGGAGGCCTTTGGCGTCTACCGCCTGCACATTTCCGATCCAAACGAGGAATTTCGCCCGGCCAAGACTGTTACCAAGGGGTGTCATCGATGGCTTGAGATGCAGCGGCATCGCAATACGGTTGCGTGCATCGAGGGCCTGCGGGCCGCGGGCGTCGCGGTGTGGGCCGCCGCCCTAGAGGCGCCGCACACGATGGATGACATCGACGTGTCAGGCCCGGTGGCGGTCGTCTTTGGTAACGAGCATCGCGGCGTCTCACCGGACGCGCAGGCCGCCTGCACCGGAACCTTCTCAATTCCAATGGTTGGCTTTTCGCAAAGCCTCAACATCTCGGCGGCGGCGGCGATCGCCATTCACGCGCTGACCGG containing:
- a CDS encoding RNA methyltransferase, which gives rise to MALSRFDALLAQHDADHVVGALAPFVGQARRQTIERVLAARLLGIEIVLEDLFDPRNAAAVMRTAEAFGVYRLHISDPNEEFRPAKTVTKGCHRWLEMQRHRNTVACIEGLRAAGVAVWAAALEAPHTMDDIDVSGPVAVVFGNEHRGVSPDAQAACTGTFSIPMVGFSQSLNISAAAAIAIHALTGRRRAELGGLSDLTPSQTQRMRAQMLAWSVREPEALVAHYALAVPTNSPPIQSRSPDDTY